The Humulus lupulus chromosome 7, drHumLupu1.1, whole genome shotgun sequence region ggtGAGGCAGGTACTCTTGCCCTCTCCTCCTTTGCCagtcgagcagtgcagcgggctatCTCGGCTTGCCTTGCACGTTCGGGAAGGTAGTTGAATTCcaccccttggttgtgtttccagaagtcataaaaacacttactcGTGGTGTTcctgtacctttccaaattgttggcattggctttctcaagctcctcgatTTGGCCCTCCAAAGTTGTAATCTTCTGTTTGCTCGTGGCCAAATCCTCTTCGAGCTTTTTAGCCGCGCGGTAATTAACACagttagactccttgaagttgTCTCTCTGCTTGATGGCCTTACCTAGAGCACTTttcttctccttcaactcctcagccagtttgttcttctcctcgagcatcGCTGCAAGCTGTTCAGCATACTTcgcttcggcagctttgagttcgtcAGCATGTTGTTGCTCCAAGGATTTAGACTGCTCGGTGATAGCACCCGAGCGTAGTCGGCCGGCAGTAAGGGTTAGAAATGCCTGCGGTCAAAGCAAAGATTAGACTAACTGTAAAGTATACAAGAAGTCGTCTCCACGAgaaaagataacttacactggaAAATTCATTTAAAGCGCGGGTTAGGATCTGGTCGACATCCATTGTCTCAGTCATAGCCATCGCCTCTCGACAGCAGTCATGCTTCACAATTTTCGCGACCCTGTATTTGACCGATCTAAAGGCATGACTTGTTATATCGCCCCCTGCGAAAGCAGGACCAACTTACTGAGTTTGGTCGGTTGGAGCCGGTGGAGACGGTGTCGACCCGGCAGGAGCAGGGGAAGTGTGCTGCTCGTGAGGAGAAGGGGGTGGTGTTGCATTGGCTGAGGGTCCGTCCTCCAAGAGGCCTGCAGTGCGAGGCTTCTTAGCCTAAGGCATTTtactgctttccccaggatgcctctTGCTCGCTTTCTTTTTGCTCGAGGGAGTCGCGGGAGCATCGAGGGCGCTGTATATGTCGAACACGTACTCGGGGTCCATATATGAAATAGAAGCAAACATTCGAGcagtgagatagtataaacaattaaatatgttatgtcaggaaaagaaacagaaaaaattgtaagtgaaatacccgagctatcattattggtcgctacattataaactctactagtcttatactcacactctggcatgaagaagaatgaatctaaatttggagcgtacttaaaattgccatccccgtaaaataagtgacagggaattggcaagctatctaagagcaAGAGATCAGTGTCGTTCTCGTCCGAAGATTCGTTGAGGGGCTCGAggggttcggtggctttctttttcccttttccctttggggcagggggagcgg contains the following coding sequences:
- the LOC133792119 gene encoding uncharacterized protein LOC133792119 — its product is MAMTETMDVDQILTRALNEFSSAFLTLTAGRLRSGAITEQSKSLEQQHADELKAAEAKYAEQLAAMLEEKNKLAEELKEKKSALGKAIKQRDNFKESNCVNYRAAKKLEEDLATSKQKITTLEGQIEELEKANANNLERYRNTTSKCFYDFWKHNQGVEFNYLPERARQAEIARCTARLAKEERARVPASPEISLATGMDGADNETADVVDQGTPQDPPDS